A section of the Alkalihalobacillus sp. LMS39 genome encodes:
- the queF gene encoding preQ(1) synthase produces the protein MSGRKEEELQGVTMLGKEQVPYQYEYDPSILEAFDNKHPNRDYFVKFNCPEFTSLCPKTGQPDFATIYISYIPDEKMVESKSLKLYLFSFRNHGDFHEDCMNIIMNDLIELMDPRYIEVWGKFTPRGGISIDPYTNYGKPGTKYEKMADYRLMNHDLYPETIDNR, from the coding sequence TGAGTGGGAGAAAAGAAGAAGAATTACAAGGTGTAACAATGTTAGGGAAAGAGCAAGTTCCTTATCAATATGAATATGACCCTTCGATTTTAGAGGCGTTTGATAATAAACACCCAAACCGAGATTATTTTGTTAAGTTTAATTGCCCTGAATTTACTAGTCTATGTCCAAAAACAGGACAACCTGATTTTGCGACTATTTATATTAGCTATATTCCTGACGAAAAAATGGTCGAAAGCAAGTCGTTAAAATTATATTTGTTTAGCTTTCGTAATCATGGGGATTTTCATGAAGATTGCATGAACATTATTATGAATGACTTGATTGAGTTGATGGATCCTAGATATATTGAAGTATGGGGAAAATTCACACCAAGAGGTGGTATCTCAATTGACCCATATACAAACTATGGCAAGCCAGGAACAAAGTATGAAAAAATGGCCGATTATCGTTTAATGAATCATGATTTATATCCTGAAACAATTGATAATCGCTAA